The Acidianus manzaensis genome has a window encoding:
- a CDS encoding rubrerythrin family protein, whose translation MKSLKGTKTEENFKNGFIGESMANRRYLYFAKRADEEGYPELAALFRSIAEGETAHAFGHLDFIRQGDSVDPATGKPIKTLEDMLQSAVAGETYEFTQMYPGFAKVAREEGFDEAAEWFETLARAEKSHAEKYTSALKMLKGE comes from the coding sequence ATGAAAAGCTTGAAAGGTACTAAAACAGAAGAGAACTTCAAGAACGGCTTTATAGGAGAATCTATGGCGAACAGAAGATACTTATATTTTGCAAAGAGGGCAGATGAAGAAGGATATCCAGAATTAGCAGCATTATTCAGAAGCATTGCAGAAGGTGAAACAGCTCACGCTTTCGGTCATTTAGATTTCATAAGACAAGGTGATTCAGTAGATCCAGCAACAGGCAAGCCAATAAAGACTTTAGAAGATATGTTACAATCAGCCGTAGCTGGAGAAACTTACGAATTTACCCAAATGTACCCTGGATTTGCTAAGGTTGCTAGAGAAGAAGGATTTGACGAAGCTGCAGAATGGTTCGAAACATTAGCTAGAGCAGAAAAGAGCCACGCAGAAAAGTATACTTCAGCGTTGAAGATGCTTAAAGGCGAATAA
- a CDS encoding DUF3501 family protein produces the protein MIQITPSDIIPWNEYEKIRYEVIRKIVEIKKSRRIELGDRLGLLFENRDTVLHQIQEMVYLDKLTKIEDIKEEIETYYTWLPCDGKIKATLYVYAEDEKDLENVFNTLPGIYNSIFLRVGKRIIQGEPENGRNQGHAFSTVQPLSFNLEGEKSTDIEVNVVHENYKVKVKVPEELAKKLIEEAYTEC, from the coding sequence ATAATTCAGATAACTCCAAGTGATATAATACCTTGGAATGAATATGAAAAAATAAGATATGAAGTAATAAGAAAAATAGTTGAAATTAAAAAAAGTAGAAGAATTGAACTGGGAGATAGGCTAGGTCTACTATTTGAGAATAGAGACACAGTATTACATCAAATTCAAGAAATGGTTTATCTAGATAAGTTAACTAAAATTGAAGATATTAAAGAAGAAATAGAAACTTACTATACTTGGTTGCCTTGTGATGGAAAAATCAAAGCTACATTATATGTATATGCTGAAGATGAAAAAGATCTAGAAAACGTATTTAATACATTGCCAGGAATATATAATTCCATATTTTTAAGAGTAGGAAAAAGAATAATTCAAGGAGAACCAGAAAATGGAAGAAATCAAGGACACGCTTTCTCAACAGTTCAGCCTTTGTCCTTTAATCTAGAAGGAGAGAAATCTACAGATATTGAAGTTAACGTAGTTCACGAGAACTATAAAGTAAAAGTTAAAGTACCTGAAGAATTAGCAAAGAAACTAATAGAAGAAGCATATACTGAATGCTAA
- a CDS encoding NAD(P)/FAD-dependent oxidoreductase: MRTVIIGGGFAGISAKCKYPDSILIDKNEYFLMTPKLVDTIANGESSLFYRKPDVNAEVLNINFQEKKIITNKGNISYDKLIIALGYSQDLSKIKGAKDHVMKLETFEDAMKIRNEIEKANTLIVIGGGDLGVEVIGSTVELLSKIKRKGKERVVLINRGPRILPHMPEKISLEAERILTELGVELILNVSVEEIRGKTVITNKGDFSGDHIFYAGGIKGPDFLSKLKISLKNEKIEVNEDLSSVDYKDVYGAGACASIFYPSTAEVSMQSGVHAITNAVEGRDDKFEPKPLADVVDIDNNFMGVFMGFPIIGSYAKILKSLALINVYYKINKVNSFSNKFNIL; encoded by the coding sequence ATGAGAACTGTTATAATAGGTGGTGGATTTGCCGGAATTTCTGCAAAATGCAAATATCCTGATTCGATTTTAATTGATAAAAATGAGTATTTTTTGATGACACCGAAGCTTGTTGACACTATTGCAAATGGAGAAAGTTCACTATTTTACAGAAAACCAGACGTTAATGCAGAAGTTTTAAACATAAATTTTCAGGAGAAGAAGATAATAACAAATAAAGGAAATATAAGTTATGATAAGCTAATAATAGCTTTAGGTTATTCTCAGGATTTGTCCAAAATAAAGGGAGCTAAAGACCATGTCATGAAATTAGAGACTTTCGAAGATGCCATGAAAATACGTAATGAAATAGAGAAAGCTAACACTTTAATAGTAATTGGAGGAGGAGATTTAGGAGTAGAAGTAATAGGAAGCACAGTAGAGTTATTAAGTAAAATAAAAAGAAAGGGAAAAGAAAGAGTAGTGTTAATAAATAGAGGACCAAGAATTTTGCCTCATATGCCTGAAAAAATATCTCTAGAAGCCGAAAGAATTCTGACTGAATTAGGAGTTGAATTGATTTTAAATGTATCTGTAGAAGAGATTAGAGGTAAAACAGTTATAACAAATAAAGGAGACTTTTCGGGAGATCATATATTCTATGCAGGAGGAATCAAAGGGCCAGATTTTTTAAGTAAACTTAAGATCAGTTTGAAAAACGAAAAAATAGAAGTAAATGAAGATTTATCTTCTGTTGATTATAAGGATGTATATGGAGCCGGAGCTTGTGCCTCTATTTTTTATCCTTCTACTGCAGAAGTTTCTATGCAATCTGGAGTTCATGCTATAACGAATGCGGTTGAAGGTAGAGATGACAAATTTGAACCAAAACCTTTAGCTGATGTAGTTGATATTGATAATAATTTTATGGGAGTTTTCATGGGGTTTCCAATAATTGGATCTTATGCAAAAATTTTAAAAAGTTTGGCTTTAATTAATGTTTATTATAAGATAAATAAAGTAAATTCTTTCTCAAATAAGTTTAATATATTATAA
- a CDS encoding heterodisulfide reductase-related iron-sulfur binding cluster, which yields MYSLNKDNPDFFNTEKLQSEFIRQASVCHGCRRCFNYCDAFPKMFKLTDGKGPKALSLEDLFDISKDCFHCNLCFVNCPYTPPHEFNMDFPHLMSWAWLYYRSKKGIPLKERFYEMLDYAGLVRPLAKQMVKTLESDDAPELKVSEEGFLSTAKPKEVQNPKAKVVLFHTCLVENFYPEIGNDLIEVYNKLGIEVKTAKFRCCGAPMLDVGDAVTLKNNAEYNFNLLKKFVEEGYDIISPIPTCTLMLTKEYKYILDKDPVKVYDAMEYLLKLKREGKIDIKGDLSKSIFYHTPCHLKYLGVGLPGVQLMRGVKGKIEIADKGCSGIDGGWGLRNYSKAKRIGSKMMEAFSESKADLLVTECPLAGLQIEKASGRKPLHPIQVIKEVMNNSDNSK from the coding sequence ATGTACTCATTAAATAAAGATAATCCAGATTTTTTTAATACTGAAAAATTACAGTCAGAATTTATAAGACAAGCTTCCGTATGTCATGGTTGTCGAAGATGCTTTAATTATTGTGATGCATTTCCCAAAATGTTTAAACTAACTGACGGAAAGGGACCAAAAGCCCTTTCGTTAGAGGATCTATTTGATATTTCAAAAGATTGCTTCCATTGTAATTTATGTTTTGTTAATTGTCCATATACTCCTCCTCATGAATTTAACATGGATTTTCCTCATTTAATGAGTTGGGCTTGGCTTTACTATAGATCAAAAAAAGGAATTCCTTTAAAAGAAAGATTTTACGAAATGTTGGATTACGCAGGATTAGTAAGACCGTTAGCAAAACAAATGGTTAAAACTCTTGAGAGCGATGATGCCCCAGAATTAAAAGTTTCTGAAGAAGGATTTTTATCTACAGCAAAGCCTAAGGAAGTCCAAAATCCTAAGGCTAAGGTAGTTCTATTTCATACATGTTTAGTTGAAAATTTCTATCCTGAAATCGGAAATGATCTAATTGAAGTATATAATAAGTTAGGTATAGAAGTAAAAACAGCAAAATTTAGATGCTGTGGAGCTCCAATGCTAGACGTAGGCGATGCCGTAACTTTAAAGAATAATGCAGAGTATAATTTTAATTTATTGAAAAAATTTGTAGAAGAAGGATATGATATTATATCACCAATTCCTACTTGCACTTTAATGCTAACAAAAGAGTATAAGTACATTTTAGATAAAGATCCAGTAAAAGTATACGATGCAATGGAATACTTACTAAAACTAAAAAGGGAAGGTAAAATCGACATAAAAGGAGATTTAAGTAAAAGCATATTCTATCATACTCCATGTCATTTGAAATACTTAGGAGTAGGATTACCTGGAGTACAATTAATGAGAGGAGTAAAAGGAAAGATAGAAATAGCTGATAAAGGATGTTCAGGTATTGACGGAGGTTGGGGATTAAGGAACTATTCTAAAGCAAAAAGAATAGGTTCTAAAATGATGGAAGCCTTTTCCGAATCGAAAGCTGATCTTTTAGTTACAGAGTGCCCATTAGCCGGATTACAAATAGAAAAAGCATCTGGAAGAAAACCATTACATCCAATTCAAGTAATAAAAGAGGTGATGAATAATTCAGATAACTCCAAGTGA
- a CDS encoding NAD(P)-dependent oxidoreductase — MTYMKVGVVGLGLMGYRIAKNFAKDQMLTVVWNRTREKAEKFSKEFNVSFVPLEDLPKYCDVIILVLSDDNAVEEVIGKILPKVRGKIIVDMSTISPETSISLAKRVDSMGGIMYDAPLTGSVGIEERKATIMLGGPKEKSEEVIDLLKHTANNVLYIGGNGSGLFMKLVNNLIASAYMTALAEAYSLGIKSGLDVHKISEFLSNYSIVSSPLSKLKCIKIEQRDYSPQFSLKLMTKDLKIINKECENLGVTNFISSLVLKLHELAIKYGLGELDMSAIEMLYENKDSENLKQ; from the coding sequence ATTACCTATATGAAAGTAGGAGTAGTTGGTTTGGGTTTAATGGGATATAGAATTGCTAAGAATTTTGCTAAGGATCAAATGTTAACTGTAGTTTGGAATAGAACTAGAGAAAAGGCTGAAAAATTTTCTAAAGAATTTAATGTTTCTTTTGTTCCTTTAGAGGATTTACCTAAATATTGTGATGTAATAATTTTAGTGTTATCAGATGATAATGCTGTTGAAGAAGTAATAGGAAAAATATTACCTAAAGTTAGAGGGAAAATTATAGTAGATATGTCTACAATTTCCCCTGAGACTTCGATCTCTTTAGCAAAAAGAGTAGATAGTATGGGGGGAATTATGTATGACGCGCCTTTAACTGGATCAGTTGGAATAGAAGAGAGAAAGGCTACAATTATGTTAGGAGGACCAAAAGAGAAGAGTGAAGAAGTAATAGATTTGCTTAAGCATACAGCTAACAATGTTCTTTATATAGGAGGAAATGGATCTGGCTTATTTATGAAATTAGTTAATAATTTGATAGCTAGCGCTTATATGACTGCATTAGCTGAAGCTTATTCCTTAGGAATTAAATCAGGTTTAGATGTGCATAAAATAAGCGAATTCCTTTCAAATTATTCTATTGTCAGCTCGCCTCTTTCTAAACTAAAATGTATAAAAATTGAACAAAGGGATTATTCACCTCAATTCTCTTTAAAACTAATGACTAAGGATTTAAAAATTATAAATAAAGAATGTGAAAATTTAGGTGTGACTAATTTTATATCTTCATTAGTATTAAAATTGCATGAACTAGCTATAAAATATGGTCTAGGTGAATTGGATATGAGTGCTATTGAGATGTTATATGAAAATAAGGATAGTGAAAATCTTAAACAGTAG
- the soxC gene encoding proton pump complex cytochrome B SoxC, whose translation MEEREEKNKNEETEREEKNNKSQGFFNAILDRVGINEAPLFRTPDYMYNVSYWLGGLVAASFVYTVITGLILLLLYEPANAYAQTQAIINTIPYGAVILFSHLYGAYIMIILVYIHMFRNFFKGSYKKPRELQWVTGILLLALTLGASFFGYSLVGDVLGINAVDIGSSLLIGTGFPGATTVVGWLFGPGIDAVESSNPIVRSEFFDRILGWHIIMVALIGLLFVFHLMLSERYGMTPSSKEKPYVPAYYSKEEQQRFNPWWPRNFVYMLSLVLMTWGIILIVPDVLANLNGAVIFGTKIQLPLVINPFPAPQAFTTAAIHTQPYPPWFFLFLYKFVDFLLPNGIPLLPSMVVAILVVGLVVLMLIPFFENSNIMYLNSRKFWTWVMCVLIYSLIALSVWGYFYPGVPAPFTEQAEVLGIPAIIMAVLIYFLGGKKKKTEKQLANTQIPKVTPTSILGTSVVSLLFAGTFGDFLLKPNLLGLLLLFPLGVLVYHYVSKLVKGFNNHDNNLSTKSEFPITKKMAFFAIPVILVITIILFVLMLRLPSVGVASTYAGIDLGVIMFLWGYAINLYHYLVYVKD comes from the coding sequence ATGGAAGAAAGGGAAGAGAAAAACAAAAATGAAGAAACAGAAAGAGAAGAAAAAAATAATAAAAGCCAAGGATTCTTTAATGCTATACTAGATAGAGTAGGTATAAATGAAGCTCCATTATTCAGGACTCCAGATTATATGTATAATGTATCGTATTGGTTAGGAGGTTTAGTTGCTGCTAGTTTCGTTTATACTGTAATTACGGGTCTTATACTGCTTTTACTTTATGAGCCTGCTAATGCTTATGCTCAAACTCAAGCTATAATTAATACAATTCCATATGGTGCAGTTATTTTATTTAGTCATTTATATGGAGCATACATAATGATAATCCTTGTATATATACATATGTTTAGAAACTTTTTCAAAGGATCGTACAAAAAACCTAGAGAATTACAATGGGTAACTGGTATACTGCTTTTAGCTCTTACTCTTGGAGCATCGTTTTTCGGTTACAGTCTGGTCGGAGACGTACTAGGTATAAACGCGGTAGATATAGGAAGCTCATTACTAATAGGTACTGGATTTCCTGGAGCTACTACAGTTGTTGGCTGGTTATTTGGACCTGGTATTGATGCTGTAGAATCTAGTAATCCTATAGTTAGAAGCGAATTCTTCGATAGGATATTGGGTTGGCATATAATTATGGTAGCATTAATTGGACTTCTGTTTGTGTTTCATCTAATGCTTTCAGAAAGATATGGAATGACGCCATCATCAAAAGAGAAGCCATATGTTCCAGCATATTATTCTAAGGAGGAGCAACAAAGATTTAATCCATGGTGGCCAAGAAATTTCGTTTATATGCTTTCGTTAGTTCTTATGACTTGGGGTATAATACTTATAGTTCCAGATGTTTTAGCTAATTTAAACGGAGCTGTAATATTTGGAACTAAAATACAACTTCCATTAGTTATTAATCCGTTCCCTGCACCTCAGGCATTTACTACTGCTGCAATACATACTCAGCCTTATCCTCCATGGTTCTTCCTATTCTTATATAAATTTGTAGACTTCCTTCTACCTAATGGAATACCATTACTGCCATCTATGGTAGTTGCTATATTAGTAGTAGGATTAGTAGTGCTTATGTTGATACCATTTTTTGAAAATAGCAATATTATGTATTTAAACAGTAGAAAATTCTGGACATGGGTAATGTGTGTTCTAATATATTCCTTAATAGCGTTATCAGTATGGGGATATTTCTATCCTGGTGTGCCAGCTCCATTTACAGAACAAGCTGAAGTTCTAGGTATACCTGCAATAATAATGGCCGTGTTAATATACTTCTTAGGAGGCAAAAAGAAAAAGACAGAAAAGCAATTAGCTAATACTCAAATTCCAAAGGTAACTCCAACATCTATACTAGGTACTTCTGTTGTTTCTTTATTATTTGCTGGTACTTTTGGTGACTTCTTATTGAAACCTAATTTACTTGGACTATTGCTATTATTCCCACTAGGAGTTTTAGTATATCATTATGTATCAAAATTAGTTAAAGGATTTAACAATCATGATAATAATTTATCTACAAAATCTGAATTTCCAATCACAAAGAAGATGGCATTCTTCGCAATTCCTGTAATCCTCGTTATAACTATAATACTGTTCGTACTAATGCTAAGATTGCCGAGTGTAGGAGTAGCGAGCACTTACGCAGGAATAGATTTAGGAGTAATAATGTTCTTATGGGGATATGCAATAAATCTATATCATTATCTAGTATATGTAAAAGATTAG
- a CDS encoding thiamine pyrophosphate-dependent enzyme: MAKSVAEIIIETLVKAGVKRIYGIPGDSIDPLMDAMRRNKEIKYVQVRHEEGAAFAASVESKLTGNVTACMGTSGPGSIHLLNGLYDAKMDHASVIALTGQVESDMIGHDYFQEVNMVKLFDDVSVFNQILINPKNAGYLIWRAIHEAKTKKGVAHLNLPVDILRMDGEEYDGEIDSPRISYNFPDLDKAIELIDNSKSPVIMIGGGARGFSKLIDDFSEKIGAPIIYALNGKGVLSDYDEKVMGGIGLLGTKPSVEALNKTDLLILLGTSFPYINFLPKDVNVIQVDNNPANISKRVRVTVSLIGDVEEFLSKAILKIKEKDDKFYLKMKESKEKWFKELNKVETENSRPMKPQRVAYELSKVFTDGVIVVDTGNVTMWGARNFKASGNQRFVFSAWLGSMGIGVPGAVGASFVSDNVLALVGDGGFAMTMMELITAKKYSRPIKVVIFNNSKLGMIKFEEEVMGYPEWGVELYNPDFAKLAESIGINGITVEDPNDLSSAIKEMKESEGPFVLNAIVDPNERPMPPKLTFTQAKNYVLSIFREKLEPTEE; encoded by the coding sequence ATGGCAAAATCTGTAGCAGAAATAATAATAGAAACATTAGTTAAGGCAGGAGTAAAAAGAATATATGGAATACCAGGCGATTCAATAGATCCTTTAATGGATGCTATGAGAAGAAATAAAGAAATTAAATATGTTCAAGTTAGACATGAAGAAGGTGCAGCTTTTGCTGCGTCTGTAGAATCTAAGCTTACTGGAAATGTTACTGCTTGTATGGGAACATCTGGACCAGGATCAATTCACCTCTTAAATGGATTATATGATGCTAAAATGGATCATGCTTCAGTAATAGCTCTTACTGGTCAAGTTGAAAGCGATATGATAGGCCATGACTATTTTCAAGAGGTTAACATGGTAAAATTATTTGATGACGTATCAGTATTCAATCAGATCTTGATAAATCCTAAGAATGCTGGTTATCTAATTTGGAGGGCTATTCATGAGGCTAAAACTAAAAAGGGCGTAGCTCATCTTAACTTACCAGTAGATATTCTGAGAATGGATGGAGAGGAATATGATGGAGAAATTGATTCTCCTAGAATTAGCTATAATTTTCCGGATCTAGATAAAGCAATAGAACTTATAGATAACAGTAAATCTCCGGTAATTATGATTGGAGGAGGAGCTAGAGGATTTTCAAAATTAATAGATGATTTTAGTGAGAAGATTGGAGCTCCTATAATTTATGCTCTAAATGGTAAAGGAGTTCTATCAGATTATGATGAAAAAGTTATGGGTGGAATAGGTTTACTTGGAACTAAACCATCGGTTGAGGCATTAAACAAAACTGATTTATTAATCTTACTAGGTACTTCTTTTCCTTATATAAACTTCTTACCTAAGGACGTTAACGTCATTCAAGTTGATAATAACCCTGCTAACATTAGTAAAAGAGTAAGAGTTACAGTTTCTTTAATAGGCGATGTTGAAGAATTTTTATCCAAAGCTATATTGAAAATTAAGGAAAAAGATGATAAGTTCTACCTAAAAATGAAGGAGTCAAAAGAAAAATGGTTCAAAGAGTTGAATAAAGTAGAAACTGAAAATTCTAGACCAATGAAGCCTCAAAGAGTAGCTTATGAGTTATCTAAAGTGTTTACTGATGGAGTTATAGTAGTAGATACTGGGAATGTGACTATGTGGGGAGCTAGGAATTTTAAGGCTTCCGGAAATCAAAGATTTGTATTTTCAGCCTGGTTAGGATCAATGGGAATAGGAGTTCCAGGTGCTGTAGGAGCTTCTTTCGTATCAGATAATGTATTAGCTCTAGTCGGTGATGGGGGTTTCGCAATGACTATGATGGAACTTATAACAGCTAAGAAATATTCCAGACCTATCAAAGTAGTTATATTTAATAATTCTAAACTAGGAATGATAAAATTTGAAGAAGAAGTTATGGGATATCCAGAATGGGGTGTTGAACTTTATAATCCTGATTTTGCTAAATTGGCTGAATCTATAGGAATAAATGGTATAACTGTTGAAGATCCTAACGATCTTTCATCAGCTATCAAGGAAATGAAAGAAAGTGAAGGACCATTCGTACTTAACGCTATTGTCGATCCTAACGAAAGACCAATGCCACCAAAACTTACGTTTACTCAAGCCAAAAACTATGTTTTATCAATTTTTAGAGAAAAATTAGAGCCTACTGAAGAGTGA
- a CDS encoding DUF1404 domain-containing protein, whose amino-acid sequence MEIDKKKLKITHFIAPIILLIAVLNPYVETQETLYQWLFMTAHYLLFIGGFLLSYKVLRSSPLWIIPSAIIIGFWHIPYFFALAAAYPLFRGLNDIFFILAGILAGLGSYKLSLFSRFSLLILWMTVDTILSVVFLLQIPAYSNAVYTFSPYSLSQEINTAIAMWVDMSAIIIYVFGKFLKELLF is encoded by the coding sequence ATGGAGATTGATAAGAAAAAATTAAAGATTACACATTTTATAGCTCCTATTATACTTTTGATCGCAGTCTTGAATCCTTACGTAGAAACTCAAGAAACCTTATATCAATGGCTATTTATGACTGCTCACTACCTGTTATTCATAGGAGGTTTCTTATTATCTTATAAGGTATTAAGAAGTTCTCCTTTATGGATTATTCCTTCAGCTATTATAATAGGTTTTTGGCATATACCTTATTTCTTTGCTTTAGCTGCAGCTTATCCACTTTTTAGAGGTTTAAATGACATTTTCTTCATATTAGCAGGAATATTAGCTGGACTAGGATCTTACAAACTTTCCTTGTTTTCAAGATTTTCATTACTTATATTATGGATGACAGTTGATACTATTTTATCAGTAGTATTTCTTCTTCAAATTCCAGCTTACTCCAATGCTGTATATACCTTTTCTCCTTATTCATTATCACAAGAAATCAATACTGCCATTGCAATGTGGGTAGATATGTCAGCTATTATAATATATGTATTTGGAAAATTTCTCAAAGAGCTATTATTTTGA
- a CDS encoding acetate uptake transporter → MTEEKRANAAPLGLSGFALTTLVLSLYNAGIITSGAGTVIGLAAFYGGLAQLLASILEWRAGNTFGLVAFFTYGAFWEWYFISSLGIIPITSIGVGITLIAFGIFTLAMWFGTLKTNIGLFTTFLLLWITFFLLGAGAMTSNTTLTHAGGYVGILTAIAAWYTGLATVVAESLGTKPPVGRAILK, encoded by the coding sequence CGGATTATCAGGATTCGCACTAACAACACTAGTTTTAAGCTTATACAACGCAGGAATAATAACTTCAGGAGCAGGAACAGTAATAGGATTAGCAGCATTCTACGGAGGATTAGCACAACTACTAGCATCAATACTAGAATGGAGAGCAGGAAACACATTCGGACTAGTAGCATTCTTCACATATGGAGCATTCTGGGAATGGTACTTCATATCATCACTAGGAATAATACCAATAACAAGCATAGGAGTAGGAATAACACTAATAGCATTCGGAATATTCACACTAGCAATGTGGTTCGGAACACTAAAAACAAACATAGGACTATTCACAACATTCCTACTACTATGGATAACATTCTTCCTACTAGGAGCAGGAGCAATGACAAGCAACACTACACTAACTCATGCCGGAGGATACGTAGGAATACTAACAGCAATAGCAGCATGGTACACAGGATTAGCAACAGTAGTAGCAGAAAGCCTAGGAACAAAACCACCAGTAGGAAGAGCAATCTTAAAATAA
- a CDS encoding HPP family protein codes for MYFPSKKKKIISIINLIISISLLVAITVYTRTEFILPPFLATAATKYPDPEWRRYRSYNILISYLLSGAIAVIFCLFGLYGLTFGVLASFISFIIEVVVNIEHPPSILASLLGVLEKVNPLYLIHPILSGVIVVEGINYLLTKYVEPKI; via the coding sequence ATGTATTTTCCTTCAAAAAAGAAGAAAATTATTTCAATTATTAATCTTATAATCTCAATTTCTTTACTCGTTGCAATTACTGTATATACTCGTACAGAATTCATATTGCCACCTTTCTTGGCTACAGCTGCTACAAAATATCCTGATCCTGAGTGGAGAAGGTATAGAAGTTATAATATTCTTATTTCTTATCTGTTGTCTGGAGCTATTGCAGTGATTTTTTGTCTCTTTGGATTGTATGGATTAACGTTTGGCGTTTTAGCTTCTTTTATCTCTTTCATAATTGAAGTTGTAGTTAATATAGAGCATCCTCCGTCTATTTTAGCTTCTTTACTAGGTGTATTAGAAAAAGTTAATCCATTATACTTAATTCACCCAATTTTATCTGGAGTTATAGTTGTAGAGGGTATAAATTATTTATTAACTAAGTATGTTGAACCAAAAATTTGA